One Pseudomonadales bacterium genomic region harbors:
- a CDS encoding DNA-binding protein → MEYTFTLKYQLAGDDRDPGALVERLGEAGCDDALVGIGQPGRLALEFTREAVDADAAVRSALADVRRAVPSALLIEAAPDLVGLTDVAELIGVSRQNMRKLMLAHPGSFPAPVHEGSASIWHLADVLTWLQTKGTYSLAHDILEVARVALQVNVAKEGRRLARSDSKELEALVG, encoded by the coding sequence ATGGAATACACCTTCACCCTGAAGTACCAGCTTGCTGGCGATGATCGTGACCCGGGCGCGCTGGTCGAGCGTCTGGGCGAGGCCGGTTGCGACGATGCTCTGGTCGGCATCGGACAGCCGGGGCGCCTGGCGCTGGAGTTCACCCGCGAGGCGGTCGATGCCGATGCCGCAGTGCGCAGTGCGCTTGCCGACGTGCGCCGCGCCGTGCCCTCGGCCCTACTGATCGAGGCGGCGCCCGATCTGGTCGGCCTGACCGACGTGGCCGAGCTCATCGGCGTATCGCGGCAGAACATGCGCAAGCTGATGCTGGCGCATCCCGGCAGCTTTCCCGCGCCGGTGCACGAGGGCAGTGCGTCGATCTGGCATCTGGCGGACGTGCTGACCTGGTTGCAGACCAAGGGCACCTACTCGCTGGCCCACGACATCCTGGAGGTGGCGCGCGTGGCCTTGCAGGTCAACGTGGCGAAGGAAGGTCGGCGGTTGGCGCGCTCTGATTCCAAAGAGCTGGAAGCACTGGTTGGTTGA
- a CDS encoding DUF4338 domain-containing protein produces the protein MKEDVSEEDTSVATDLRTITPNLPRHVLVKLGAFIEVKRDQEPQQLGAALRRLHTLWHDEVWSLELRAVGLLLADLLDQGWEISADDNAIHLQPPGLRLVGETPEQAKERLRRALQTGRDRQLGDPAVQKFLGRMHRVVPRQTIRSSIADVIDDGMQLASALRPFAGLPPTEAADRLRTVIDPVIEVCDENAKCSVTGLRLIDIWRYFRHTWSLEYRSTPGRQMAILIRNSARPKRPVIGIAMLTSPVVRMRVRDDWIGWNPEPLIEKLRSGAWDCEIALRALVSRLERSINEIRWDDMLSPDELAFPAERTILRLEQRCAGAAIARIKQLEAAYGEAEEANEAIRSQRNLSKIAPERMDWLAASEDPLFVRKRAETLALLLDAKRTFQALDWTKGGRALLDTLLQHPNGLRSIRTVILEVRKAGLSSQVADVSVCGAVAPYNNLLGGKLVALLMASEEVRDAYRNRYAGQVSIISSQMAGRAVYRPAELKILTTTSLYGNGSSQYNRLRLRTSEFPVLDHDIEWHELAKTAGYGTVHLGTTTVRVLREVSERMYRARRINHRFGEGASPRLRQIREAVEALGINASTVLHHATPRVFYGCELHPGAINELVGLYPATENRGHSVKVIASLWRQRWLSKRIQNDAVLGSVSQDNARAFVDFFNENARHINPVDADEARGEFSASSGI, from the coding sequence ATGAAAGAGGACGTTAGCGAAGAAGACACATCCGTTGCGACGGATCTGCGAACGATCACGCCGAATCTGCCCAGGCACGTGCTCGTCAAACTGGGTGCGTTTATCGAGGTAAAGCGGGATCAAGAACCTCAGCAACTAGGTGCGGCACTGCGGCGCCTCCATACGCTCTGGCACGACGAGGTATGGAGTTTGGAACTGCGCGCTGTGGGTTTGCTGCTCGCTGACCTGCTCGATCAAGGTTGGGAGATCAGCGCCGACGATAATGCCATTCATCTCCAGCCACCAGGGTTGCGCTTGGTCGGGGAAACCCCCGAACAGGCCAAAGAGCGGCTACGGCGCGCACTGCAGACGGGTCGTGATCGCCAACTTGGGGATCCAGCAGTTCAAAAATTCCTCGGGCGAATGCATCGAGTCGTCCCTCGCCAGACGATCCGTAGTTCGATTGCTGACGTTATCGACGACGGAATGCAGCTTGCGTCAGCTTTGCGACCGTTTGCCGGACTACCTCCGACAGAGGCGGCAGACCGGCTTAGAACGGTGATTGACCCCGTGATCGAGGTTTGTGATGAAAACGCAAAGTGCTCGGTTACTGGCCTGCGACTGATCGACATCTGGCGCTATTTCCGGCACACGTGGTCACTGGAATACCGGTCGACACCGGGACGTCAGATGGCCATTCTGATCCGCAACTCGGCACGCCCCAAGCGGCCAGTCATCGGCATTGCAATGCTCACAAGCCCTGTGGTACGCATGCGCGTGCGCGATGACTGGATCGGCTGGAATCCGGAACCTTTGATCGAGAAACTACGGTCGGGTGCTTGGGATTGCGAGATCGCGCTAAGGGCCTTGGTGTCGCGCCTGGAGCGCAGCATTAACGAAATCCGCTGGGACGACATGCTCAGCCCAGACGAATTAGCCTTCCCAGCGGAGCGCACTATCTTGCGGTTGGAGCAGCGCTGTGCTGGCGCCGCCATCGCGCGTATCAAGCAATTGGAAGCAGCGTATGGCGAGGCTGAAGAAGCTAACGAGGCCATTCGCTCGCAGCGTAACCTCTCCAAAATCGCCCCCGAACGGATGGACTGGCTGGCGGCGTCTGAAGACCCTCTTTTCGTGCGCAAGCGAGCGGAGACCTTGGCGCTGTTACTCGATGCAAAACGCACTTTTCAGGCGCTCGACTGGACCAAGGGCGGGCGCGCACTACTGGACACCCTATTGCAGCATCCCAATGGCCTGCGCTCGATAAGGACGGTGATACTGGAAGTGCGCAAGGCTGGCCTTTCCAGCCAGGTAGCCGATGTGAGTGTCTGCGGTGCTGTGGCGCCTTATAACAATTTGCTGGGCGGTAAACTCGTTGCCCTGCTGATGGCATCCGAAGAGGTGCGTGACGCTTACCGCAACCGCTACGCCGGCCAAGTCAGTATCATCAGTTCGCAGATGGCTGGCCGCGCCGTCTATCGGCCGGCTGAACTCAAGATTCTGACAACGACCAGCCTCTACGGGAATGGCAGCAGCCAGTACAACCGACTCCGACTACGCACGAGCGAATTCCCCGTACTTGACCATGACATCGAGTGGCACGAATTAGCCAAAACTGCTGGCTATGGGACCGTTCACCTTGGTACGACCACTGTGCGGGTGCTGCGGGAAGTCAGTGAACGAATGTATCGAGCACGCCGCATCAATCACCGTTTTGGCGAAGGTGCAAGTCCACGACTACGGCAGATCCGAGAGGCAGTCGAGGCGCTGGGCATTAATGCGTCAACGGTCCTGCACCATGCAACGCCTAGAGTCTTCTACGGATGCGAGTTACATCCTGGCGCAATCAATGAACTTGTTGGTCTCTACCCAGCTACCGAAAATCGTGGGCATTCGGTCAAGGTGATTGCCAGCTTGTGGCGACAACGTTGGCTCTCTAAGCGAATTCAAAACGATGCTGTGCTTGGTAGTGTGTCGCAGGATAACGCACGGGCGTTTGTGGACTTCTTCAATGAGAACGCCAGGCACATTAACCCCGTTGACGCCGATGAAGCACGGGGTGAGTTTTCCGCAAGCAGCGGAATCTGA
- a CDS encoding ATP-binding protein has translation MATESIPAIDRQKTYVDALTRENFKFGLTVGTAFVRGIRDIGYKHTGTALDELIDNSYEAGASNIHIVLYDDGSGRKNNCTQIAVIDDGGGMIPEMIRVAMLWGGTDRENSRTGIGRFGYGLPSASVSQGRRFEVYSVPEGGTLHMCAIDLGDIEGGKYTNAEGEIIVPEAKPAVFPRFVQEYIKQHLPGGKFTKGTVVVIDKLDKLTWKAINPLADNLMEHFGVVYHKLRSQFELYVNGKRVEPIDPLFLTPGYRWYDLDADRAKALDPLHIDVKHKETRAVIGRIVVRFSYMPPTFGSIDKSKDASGKNQNPRFHILKEYNGFIIARMGRIIEVVRHYGTTTFVNNDRYIKIEVDFDASLDEEFNVPTSKQRVDVSERIWEILKEHGVEKALEQLRRKFKEEKAAVAGEQDKDESGKRASEQAMEEVAKLGKVVPLPVAEQQAQQGRKRLVQEAEKRAVETGTTTEQAQREIEAELAGKPYKVAKRSIPGGAFFEVEQIGGTKVLWLNTASRFFQEMHSGPASTPAVRAALEILLFSIGDRAMEGRDEVKAFYAYEIPEWSRKLEYALAHLAQSLTGQQDEPESAEASA, from the coding sequence ATGGCTACCGAATCGATCCCCGCCATTGACCGTCAAAAGACTTACGTTGACGCGCTGACAAGGGAGAACTTCAAGTTCGGTCTGACAGTAGGCACCGCGTTCGTCCGCGGCATTCGCGACATCGGTTACAAGCACACGGGCACCGCGCTCGACGAGTTGATCGACAACTCCTACGAGGCGGGTGCCTCCAACATCCACATCGTGCTGTACGACGATGGCAGCGGGCGCAAGAACAACTGCACCCAGATCGCCGTCATCGACGATGGCGGTGGCATGATCCCTGAGATGATCCGGGTGGCCATGCTGTGGGGCGGCACCGACCGCGAGAACAGTCGCACCGGCATCGGCCGGTTTGGATATGGCCTGCCAAGCGCATCGGTCAGCCAGGGCCGGCGGTTCGAGGTGTACTCGGTACCGGAAGGCGGCACGCTGCACATGTGCGCCATCGACCTCGGCGACATCGAGGGCGGCAAATACACTAACGCCGAAGGCGAGATCATCGTGCCCGAAGCGAAGCCAGCGGTCTTCCCCCGCTTCGTGCAGGAGTACATCAAGCAACATCTCCCGGGCGGCAAGTTTACCAAGGGCACGGTCGTGGTGATCGACAAACTGGACAAACTGACCTGGAAGGCGATCAACCCGTTGGCTGATAACCTGATGGAGCACTTCGGGGTCGTCTATCACAAGCTCCGCTCGCAGTTTGAACTGTACGTGAACGGCAAGCGCGTCGAACCGATCGATCCGCTTTTCCTGACGCCCGGCTACCGCTGGTACGACCTCGATGCCGATCGGGCCAAGGCGCTCGATCCGCTGCACATCGACGTCAAGCACAAGGAGACCCGCGCTGTGATCGGGCGCATTGTGGTGCGATTCTCCTATATGCCTCCGACCTTCGGCTCGATCGACAAGTCCAAGGATGCGTCGGGCAAGAACCAGAACCCGCGCTTCCATATCCTCAAGGAGTACAACGGCTTCATTATCGCCCGCATGGGACGCATCATCGAGGTGGTGCGGCACTACGGAACGACGACCTTCGTCAACAACGATCGCTACATCAAGATCGAGGTCGACTTCGATGCCAGCTTGGACGAAGAATTCAACGTGCCGACCTCCAAGCAGCGCGTTGACGTGTCCGAGCGGATCTGGGAGATCCTGAAGGAGCACGGTGTCGAGAAAGCGCTCGAGCAACTGCGCCGAAAATTCAAGGAGGAAAAGGCAGCGGTTGCCGGGGAGCAAGACAAGGACGAGTCCGGCAAGCGCGCGTCCGAGCAAGCGATGGAGGAGGTCGCCAAGCTCGGCAAGGTCGTGCCGCTTCCAGTGGCCGAGCAGCAGGCTCAACAGGGCCGCAAGCGGCTCGTGCAGGAGGCCGAGAAGCGAGCGGTCGAGACCGGCACGACGACCGAGCAGGCCCAGCGCGAGATCGAAGCCGAACTGGCCGGCAAGCCGTACAAGGTGGCCAAGCGTTCGATCCCGGGCGGCGCCTTCTTCGAGGTCGAACAGATCGGCGGTACTAAGGTGCTGTGGCTCAACACCGCATCGCGCTTCTTTCAGGAGATGCACTCGGGCCCCGCCAGTACGCCAGCGGTGCGAGCGGCACTGGAAATCCTGTTGTTCTCGATCGGCGACCGTGCCATGGAAGGGCGGGATGAGGTGAAGGCGTTCTACGCCTACGAGATCCCGGAGTGGTCCCGTAAGCTGGAGTACGCGCTGGCTCATCTGGCGCAGAGCCTGACAGGCCAGCAGGACGAGCCTGAGTCCGCGGAAGCGTCTGCCTAA
- a CDS encoding GIY-YIG nuclease family protein — MSAYIYCLYSTGNGVPRYVGLTDEKVSYRFKQHITAALEKEPGAVYDWIRDAWRQGCDVAVFILQEGIMPNDYAMFEQYWIDQFADLLNVLDNRDGKSNSTIAKQVINAIQAQLKLGRRAVPRDTT; from the coding sequence ATGAGCGCTTATATATATTGCTTGTACTCTACTGGAAACGGGGTACCACGCTACGTCGGACTGACTGATGAAAAGGTTAGCTACCGCTTCAAGCAGCACATCACAGCAGCTCTGGAGAAGGAACCCGGAGCGGTCTACGACTGGATCCGAGATGCCTGGCGCCAAGGGTGCGATGTAGCCGTATTCATACTTCAAGAGGGCATTATGCCCAACGATTACGCCATGTTCGAGCAATATTGGATAGATCAATTCGCTGATCTGCTCAACGTGTTGGATAACCGTGATGGCAAGTCAAACTCTACGATTGCAAAGCAAGTGATCAACGCTATCCAAGCGCAGTTGAAATTGGGACGTCGCGCTGTGCCTCGCGATACCACCTGA
- a CDS encoding type II toxin-antitoxin system VapC family toxin: protein MIVLDTNVISEAMKPAPDAAVRAWLNDQVAETLYLSSVTLAELLFGIRALPAGKRKNMLGRTLNELLALFQDRVLPFDTDAARHYADLAVTAQNGGRGFPTPDGYIAAIAASRGFIVASRDTSPYEAAGVAVLNPWKGA, encoded by the coding sequence ATGATCGTCCTGGATACCAACGTCATCTCCGAGGCAATGAAGCCAGCACCGGACGCGGCCGTGAGGGCCTGGCTGAACGACCAGGTGGCGGAAACCCTGTATCTGTCGAGCGTCACGCTGGCCGAATTGCTGTTTGGCATCCGCGCGCTGCCGGCGGGCAAGCGCAAGAACATGCTCGGCCGCACGCTGAACGAACTGCTGGCGCTGTTCCAGGATCGGGTACTTCCGTTCGACACGGATGCAGCGCGCCACTACGCCGACTTGGCCGTGACGGCCCAGAACGGCGGGCGCGGCTTCCCGACACCGGACGGCTACATCGCGGCCATTGCCGCATCGCGGGGCTTCATCGTGGCATCACGCGACACTTCGCCCTATGAAGCAGCCGGTGTGGCGGTCCTCAACCCTTGGAAGGGTGCATAG
- the guaA gene encoding glutamine-hydrolyzing GMP synthase, with product MSADIHADRILILDFGSQYTQLIARRVRELGVYSEIHPWDMDAAALRAFAPKGIILSGGPESVTEAGSPRAADVVWSLGVPVLGICYGMQTMAVQLGGAVQPGEVKEFGYAEIRAHGHSRLLDGIEDRVNAAGHGLLDVWMSHGDRVSALPAGFKRIASTADVPLAGMADEARGYYAFQFHPEVTHTPQGKRIYARFVHDICGCGSAWTPGNIIEDAIAAVRRQVGAGRVLLGLSGGVDSSVVAALLHKAIGDQLTCVFVDNGLLRHHEGDQVMQVFARNLGVRVIRVNAEARFLDALNGIADPEAKRKIIGRLFIEVFDEQAAHIEGVDFLAQGTIYPDVIESAGGKTGKAQVIKSHHNVGGLPEHMQLTLVEPLRELFKDEVRAIGLELGLPAEMVQRHPFPGPGLGVRILGEVTKAAADTLRLADHIFIEELRRAGWYERTSQAFAVFLPVKSVGVTGDGRRHEPVVALRAVETVDFMTARWAHLPYELLDLCSRRIINEVPGLSRVVYDVSGKPPATIEWE from the coding sequence ATGTCCGCCGATATCCACGCCGACCGCATCCTGATCCTCGACTTCGGCTCGCAGTACACGCAGCTGATCGCCCGGCGCGTGCGCGAGCTTGGCGTCTATAGCGAGATTCACCCCTGGGACATGGACGCCGCGGCGCTGCGGGCCTTCGCTCCCAAAGGCATCATCCTGTCCGGCGGCCCGGAGTCGGTCACCGAGGCCGGTTCGCCGCGCGCGGCCGATGTGGTCTGGTCACTCGGCGTGCCGGTGCTCGGCATCTGCTACGGCATGCAGACCATGGCGGTGCAGCTCGGCGGCGCGGTGCAGCCGGGCGAGGTCAAGGAATTCGGCTACGCCGAGATCCGCGCCCACGGCCACTCGCGGCTGCTGGACGGCATCGAGGACCGCGTCAACGCCGCGGGCCACGGCCTGCTCGATGTGTGGATGAGCCACGGCGACCGCGTCAGCGCGCTGCCCGCGGGCTTCAAGCGCATCGCCTCCACCGCCGACGTGCCGCTCGCCGGCATGGCGGATGAAGCGCGCGGCTATTACGCCTTCCAGTTTCATCCCGAGGTCACCCATACCCCCCAGGGCAAGCGCATCTACGCGCGCTTCGTGCACGACATCTGCGGCTGCGGCAGCGCCTGGACGCCCGGCAACATCATCGAGGACGCCATCGCCGCCGTGCGCCGGCAGGTCGGCGCCGGCCGGGTGCTGCTGGGCCTGTCGGGCGGGGTCGATTCGTCCGTCGTCGCGGCGCTGCTGCACAAGGCCATCGGCGACCAGCTCACCTGCGTGTTCGTCGACAATGGCCTGCTGCGCCACCACGAAGGCGACCAGGTGATGCAAGTGTTCGCGCGCAACCTCGGCGTGCGGGTGATTCGTGTGAATGCCGAAGCGCGGTTTCTCGATGCGCTGAACGGCATCGCCGACCCCGAGGCCAAGCGCAAGATCATCGGCCGGCTGTTCATCGAGGTGTTCGACGAGCAGGCCGCGCACATCGAGGGCGTCGACTTCCTCGCCCAGGGCACCATCTACCCGGACGTGATCGAGTCGGCCGGCGGCAAGACCGGCAAGGCGCAGGTCATCAAGAGCCACCACAACGTCGGCGGCCTGCCCGAGCACATGCAACTCACACTGGTCGAGCCGCTGCGCGAGCTGTTCAAGGACGAGGTGCGCGCCATCGGCCTGGAACTCGGCCTGCCGGCCGAGATGGTGCAGCGCCACCCCTTCCCGGGGCCGGGCCTGGGCGTGCGCATCCTCGGCGAGGTCACCAAGGCCGCCGCCGACACCCTGCGCCTGGCCGACCACATCTTCATCGAGGAACTGCGCCGCGCCGGCTGGTACGAGCGCACCAGCCAGGCCTTTGCCGTCTTCCTGCCGGTGAAGAGCGTCGGCGTCACCGGCGACGGCCGCCGCCACGAACCCGTGGTGGCGCTGCGCGCGGTCGAGACCGTCGACTTCATGACCGCCCGCTGGGCGCACCTGCCCTACGAACTGCTGGACTTGTGCTCGCGGCGCATCATCAACGAAGTGCCGGGCCTCTCCCGCGTGGTGTACGACGTCTCCGGCAAGCCGCCGGCGACGATCGAGTGGGAGTGA
- a CDS encoding HigA family addiction module antidote protein, with the protein MAELLDEIHPGEILLEEFMKPMGITARQLAADIDVSPSRISELVNGRRPITADTALRLGLYFGMDARFWMHLQTEYDMRVATRELKDKIAPRIRVHEHDVA; encoded by the coding sequence ATGGCCGAATTGCTCGACGAAATCCACCCCGGCGAAATCCTGCTGGAGGAGTTCATGAAGCCGATGGGCATCACCGCGCGCCAGCTCGCGGCCGACATCGACGTCTCCCCCAGCCGCATCAGCGAGTTGGTCAACGGTCGCCGCCCCATCACCGCAGACACCGCGCTGCGCCTGGGCCTCTATTTCGGCATGGACGCGCGGTTCTGGATGCACCTGCAGACGGAATACGACATGCGCGTCGCCACGCGCGAGCTGAAGGACAAGATCGCGCCGCGGATTCGGGTGCATGAGCACGATGTAGCTTGA
- a CDS encoding HigA family addiction module antidote protein encodes MRPPIHPGEVLADKLAELNITPTELARQIAVPANRLSQIIRGKRSITGDTALRLGHWFGTSPQFWLNLQAAYGIRVAEPAVGPEIGRLPVRPGCEKRAGA; translated from the coding sequence ATGCGCCCCCCTATCCATCCCGGCGAAGTGCTTGCCGACAAATTGGCGGAACTAAACATCACCCCGACCGAACTGGCCCGGCAGATCGCGGTGCCGGCCAATCGCCTGTCGCAGATCATCCGCGGCAAGCGGTCGATCACCGGCGACACCGCCCTGCGACTCGGCCACTGGTTCGGCACCAGCCCGCAGTTCTGGCTGAATTTGCAGGCTGCCTACGGTATTCGCGTGGCCGAACCTGCGGTTGGCCCCGAGATCGGCCGTTTGCCGGTTCGCCCTGGGTGCGAAAAGCGGGCTGGTGCTTGA
- a CDS encoding DNA-binding protein gives MANLIVRNVDDAIANALKVRASRHGISAEAEHRRILEQALLRPRKKSFLEVLRQMPDVGRDEDFARHEERPAADVFD, from the coding sequence ATGGCCAATCTGATCGTGCGCAATGTCGATGACGCCATCGCCAACGCGCTGAAGGTCCGCGCCAGCCGGCACGGCATCAGCGCCGAGGCCGAGCACCGGCGCATCCTGGAACAGGCGCTGCTGCGCCCGCGCAAGAAATCCTTCCTCGAAGTGTTGCGCCAGATGCCCGATGTGGGCCGCGACGAGGACTTCGCCCGGCACGAGGAGCGGCCGGCGGCGGACGTATTCGACTGA
- a CDS encoding type II toxin-antitoxin system VapC family toxin, with protein MYLLDTNVVSELRKGPRANAGVMRFIERIAGEDAPVYISVITLGELRRGVELIRHRGDLPQAEALETWLQGLLDDYADQILEFGADEAQVWGRLRVPQPENALDKQIAATALTCGLTLVTRNLRDFAATGAPLHNPFE; from the coding sequence ATGTATCTGCTCGACACCAACGTCGTCAGCGAGTTGCGCAAGGGCCCGCGCGCCAATGCCGGCGTCATGCGCTTCATCGAGCGCATCGCCGGCGAGGACGCCCCGGTCTACATCAGCGTCATCACGCTGGGCGAGTTGCGTCGCGGCGTCGAACTGATCCGCCATCGCGGCGATCTGCCGCAGGCAGAGGCGCTGGAAACCTGGTTGCAGGGCCTGCTCGACGACTACGCCGACCAGATTCTGGAGTTCGGCGCCGACGAGGCCCAGGTGTGGGGCCGGTTGCGGGTGCCCCAGCCCGAGAACGCGCTCGACAAGCAGATCGCGGCCACCGCGCTTACCTGCGGGCTGACGCTGGTGACGCGCAACCTGCGCGACTTCGCCGCCACCGGCGCGCCGTTGCACAACCCATTCGAATAG
- a CDS encoding DUF4139 domain-containing protein yields MRHRLWALAFAAGLVQAAPLRSTLDDQKALAVTVYNGDLALVKDTRELTLPAGESVLELRDVSAQIRPETALLRVAKGNPIALLEQNFDFDLLTPAKLLEKYIGREVRVVRTHPTTGADSTETARVLAAGEGVVLKIGDRIETGLPGRLVFDAVPDNLRDRPTLAVTVNGDGAGQRALELSYLTGGLTWQADYVAELAANEKELALSGWVTLTNRSGTAYRNARLQLVAGDVNRVEPALRRGRVAETMMAKSDAGALREESLLDYHLYTLGRPTTLADQQTKQVALLAAPAVQVQKEYHLDGAEYYYGTRLGEVDTPHKVAVLLHVDNRKAAGLGLPLPAGVVRVYQRDSAGGVQFIGEDRIDHTPENETAKIKLGDAFDVTARRTQTDFKVLTVDKGERPRFESAWRLDFKNARKVPVVITVDEPLPGDWEIVDDSQPHQKFGAHGARWRVTIPPGGGQTLTYRVRVRM; encoded by the coding sequence ATGCGACATCGGCTATGGGCACTGGCGTTCGCGGCGGGGCTGGTGCAGGCGGCGCCGCTGCGCAGCACGCTCGATGATCAGAAGGCGCTCGCCGTCACCGTCTACAACGGCGACCTCGCGCTGGTGAAGGATACGCGCGAGCTGACGCTGCCGGCCGGCGAAAGCGTGCTCGAGCTGCGCGACGTGAGCGCGCAGATTCGGCCCGAAACCGCACTGCTGCGGGTGGCGAAGGGCAACCCGATCGCGCTGCTGGAACAGAACTTCGACTTTGATCTGCTCACGCCCGCCAAGCTGCTGGAGAAATACATCGGCCGCGAGGTACGCGTGGTGCGCACCCACCCCACGACGGGCGCCGACAGCACCGAGACGGCCCGCGTGCTCGCCGCGGGCGAGGGCGTGGTGCTGAAGATCGGCGATCGCATCGAGACCGGCCTGCCGGGGCGCCTGGTGTTCGACGCCGTGCCGGACAACCTGCGCGACCGGCCGACGCTGGCGGTAACGGTGAACGGCGACGGCGCCGGACAGCGGGCACTGGAGCTGTCGTATCTGACCGGCGGCCTCACCTGGCAGGCCGATTACGTGGCGGAACTGGCGGCAAACGAAAAGGAGCTGGCGCTGTCCGGCTGGGTGACGCTGACCAACCGCAGCGGCACCGCGTATCGCAACGCGCGCCTGCAACTGGTGGCCGGCGATGTGAATCGGGTCGAGCCGGCGCTGCGGCGTGGCAGGGTGGCCGAGACGATGATGGCCAAGTCCGACGCCGGCGCCCTGCGCGAGGAATCGCTGCTCGACTACCACCTCTACACGCTCGGCCGGCCGACCACGCTGGCCGACCAGCAGACCAAGCAGGTGGCACTGCTCGCGGCGCCCGCCGTGCAGGTGCAGAAGGAATATCACCTCGACGGTGCCGAGTACTACTACGGCACGCGGCTGGGCGAGGTCGACACCCCGCACAAGGTGGCCGTGCTGCTGCACGTCGACAACCGCAAGGCGGCCGGGCTCGGCCTGCCGCTGCCGGCCGGCGTGGTGCGCGTCTACCAGCGCGACTCGGCCGGCGGCGTGCAGTTCATCGGCGAGGACCGCATCGACCACACGCCCGAGAACGAGACGGCGAAAATCAAGCTCGGCGACGCCTTCGACGTCACCGCCCGGCGCACGCAGACCGACTTCAAGGTGCTGACGGTCGACAAGGGCGAGCGGCCGCGCTTCGAGAGCGCCTGGCGGCTCGACTTCAAGAATGCGCGCAAGGTACCGGTGGTGATCACGGTGGATGAGCCGCTGCCCGGCGACTGGGAAATCGTGGATGACTCTCAGCCGCACCAGAAATTTGGCGCGCATGGCGCACGGTGGCGGGTGACGATACCGCCCGGCGGCGGTCAAACGCTCACCTACCGGGTGCGTGTCAGAATGTAA
- a CDS encoding HigA family addiction module antidote protein: MAELLDEIHPGEILLEEFMKPMGITARELAADIDVSPSRISELVNGRRPITADTALRLGLYSGMDARFWRNLQTEYDMRVATREL, translated from the coding sequence ATGGCGGAATTGCTCGACGAAATCCACCCCGGCGAAATCCTGCTGGAAGAATTCATGAAGCCGATGGGCATCACCGCGCGCGAGCTCGCGGCCGACATCGACGTCTCCCCCAGCCGCATCAGCGAACTGGTCAACGGTCGCCGCCCCATCACCGCCGACACCGCATTGCGCCTGGGCCTTTATTCCGGCATGGACGCGCGGTTCTGGAGGAACCTGCAAACGGAATACGACATGCGCGTCGCGACGCGCGAGTTGTAA
- a CDS encoding plasmid stabilization protein yields MAILTVRNVPDEVHRALRVRAAQHGRSTEAEVREILAAAVKPEKRARVGDALAAIGRKVGLTDDDFAVFETVRDRTPAKPPSFD; encoded by the coding sequence ATGGCAATTCTGACCGTAAGGAATGTGCCTGATGAGGTGCATCGCGCGTTGCGGGTGCGGGCGGCCCAGCACGGGCGCAGCACGGAAGCGGAGGTGCGCGAGATTCTGGCGGCCGCGGTCAAGCCGGAAAAGCGCGCGCGGGTGGGGGACGCCCTGGCCGCCATCGGCCGCAAGGTCGGCCTGACCGATGACGATTTTGCCGTCTTCGAGACGGTGCGCGACAGGACGCCGGCCAAACCGCCGAGCTTCGACTGA